In Conger conger chromosome 12, fConCon1.1, whole genome shotgun sequence, one DNA window encodes the following:
- the arhgap24 gene encoding rho GTPase-activating protein 24 isoform X2, with protein sequence MDFSAVQGGDRERMTANHETYLLMASTQNDMEDWVKTIRRVIWAPFGGGIFGQKLEETVRYERRFGDKLAPMLVEQCADFIRQWGLREEGLFRLPGQANLVKELQDAFDCGEKPSFDCNTDVHTVASLLKLYLRELPEPVIPFAKYEEFLSCTKLLSKDEGSGMKELKKQVESLPPVNYNLLKYICRFLDEVQSYSGVNKMSVQNLATVFGPNILRPKVEDPVAIMEGTVLVQQLMSVVIGSHDVLFPKDEESPTAPEVCNNNNEVHRKPTAGQLQNRQNNNPAGARQCSWETPESPCRGALDNGSPGQRPGSPRAGLGGKPELARSPPLTVKKNPAFSKGSGIVTNGSFSSSSAEGPEKSQSLPAAAGPQARRAASLKGPTGTKMGTSGVPNGGVRLGVSSTDVVNGSLSGRSGLWLPNGYVTLRDSKPRDCPGEAAPQNRLSTYDNVQQHLPAPGGGGGGVCEDKQSVDSATWSTSSCEISLPDNSTSCRSSTTTCPEQDFFGGQFEDPVLDAPAPEAPGQQGEPDRRSSGGRGSRAASGSDHSETLAVNSGAGGHSALYSLVASLKQEMHKQKSEYEARIKSLEHRNLELETEMVNLHDELDQERKKYTMVEIKLRNAERAKEDAERRNDMLQKEMEQFFSTFGELTADPRRPERGNTIWIQ encoded by the exons GGGGAGACCGAGAACGAATGACAGCCAATCATGAGACATACCTTCTTATGGCCAGCACCCAGAATGACATGGAGGATTGGGTGAAGACCATTCGGAGGGTCATATGGGCACCCTTTGGCGGAG GTATCTTCGGGCAGAAGCTGGAGGAGACGGTGAGGTACGAAAGGCGCTTCGGGGACAAGCTGGCCCCCATGCTGGTGGAGCAGTGCGCGGACTTCATCCGTCAGTGGGGCCTGCGGGAGGAGGGCCTGTTCCGGCTGCCGGGTCAGGCCAACCTGGTCAAGGAGCTGCAGGACGCCTTCGACTGCGGAGAGAAGCCGTCCTTCGACTG cAACACAGACGTGCACACGGTGGCCTCCCTGCTGAAGCTGTACCTGAGGGAGCTCCCCGAACCGGTCATACCCTTCGCCAAATACGAGGAGTTCCTCTCCTGCACTAAGCTCCTCAGCAAGGACGAAGGATCA gGAATGAAGGAATTGAAAAAACAAGTTGAAAGCCTACCTCCAGTCAACTACAATCTGCTGAAGTATATATGCAG GTTTCTCGATGAAGTCCAGTCCTATTCAGGTGTGAATAAAATGAGTGTGCAGAACCTGGCCACTGTCTTTGGGCCCAATATTCTCAGACCTAAGGTCGAAGACCCTGTAGCGATCATGGAAG gtactgtgctggtgcagCAGCTGATGTCGGTCGTGATCGGGAGCCACGACGTCCTCTTCCCCAAAGACGAGGAGAGCCCCACGGCCCCGGAGGtgtgcaacaacaacaacgaggTGCACAGGAAGCCCACGGCGGGCCAGCTGCAGAACCGGCAGAACAACAACCCGGCGGGCGCGCGCCAGTGCTCCTGGGAGACGCCCGAGTCGCCCTGCCGCGGGGCCCTGGACAACGGCTCCCCCGGGCAGCGGCCGGGCAGCCCGCGCGCCGGCCTGGGCGGGAAGCCGGAGCTGGCGCGGAGCCCCCCGCTCACGGTCAAGAAGAACCCGGCCTTCAGCAAGGGCAGCGGCATCGTCACCAACGGCTCCTTCAGCAGCTCCTCGGCCGAGGGCCCGGAGAAGAGCCAGAGCCTGCCGGCCGCCGCGGGGCCCCAGGCCCGCCGCGccgcctcgctcaagggccccacgggCACCAAGATGGGCACCAGCGGGGTGCCCAACGGCGGCGTGCGCCTGGGCGTGTCCAGCACCGACGTGGTGAACGGGAGCCTGAGCGGCCGCAGCGGGCTGTGGCTGCCCAACGGCTACGTGACGCTGCGGGACAGCAAGCCCAGGGACTGCCCGGGGGAGGCCGCCCCGCAGAACCGCCTCTCCACCTACGACAACGTGCAGCAGCACCTCCCCGCGcccggcggcggcggcggcggcgtcTGCGAGGACAAGCAGAGCGTGGACAGCGCCACCTGGTCCACCTCCTCCTGCGAGATCTCCCTCCCGGACAACTCCACCTCCTGCcgctcctccaccaccacctgcCCCGAGCAGGACTTCTTCGGGGGCCAGTTCGAGGACCCCGTTCTGGACGCGCCCGCGCCGGAGGCCCccggccagcagggggagccggACCGCCGGAGCAGCGGCGGGCGGGGCAGCAGGGCCGCCAGCGGCAGCGACCACAGCGAGACGCTGGCGGTGAACAGCGGCGCCGGGGGCCACAGCGCCCTCTACAGCCTGGTGGCCAGCCTGAAGCAGGAGATGCACAAACAGAAGAGCGAGTACGAGGCCCGGATAAAGAG tctgGAGCACAGGAACCTGGAGCTGGAGACGGAGATGGTGAACCTCCACGACGAGCTGGACCAGGAGAGGAAGAAGTACACCATGGTGGAGATAAAGCTGAGGAACGCGGAGCGGGCGAAGGAGGACGCGGAGAGGAGGAACGACATGCTGCAGAAGGAGATGGAGCAGTTCTTCTCCACCTTCGGGGAGCTGACGGCCGACCCGCGGCGGCCCGAGAGGGGAAACACCATCTGGATCCAGTGA
- the arhgap24 gene encoding rho GTPase-activating protein 24 isoform X3: MTANHETYLLMASTQNDMEDWVKTIRRVIWAPFGGGIFGQKLEETVRYERRFGDKLAPMLVEQCADFIRQWGLREEGLFRLPGQANLVKELQDAFDCGEKPSFDCNTDVHTVASLLKLYLRELPEPVIPFAKYEEFLSCTKLLSKDEGSGMKELKKQVESLPPVNYNLLKYICRFLDEVQSYSGVNKMSVQNLATVFGPNILRPKVEDPVAIMEGTVLVQQLMSVVIGSHDVLFPKDEESPTAPEVCNNNNEVHRKPTAGQLQNRQNNNPAGARQCSWETPESPCRGALDNGSPGQRPGSPRAGLGGKPELARSPPLTVKKNPAFSKGSGIVTNGSFSSSSAEGPEKSQSLPAAAGPQARRAASLKGPTGTKMGTSGVPNGGVRLGVSSTDVVNGSLSGRSGLWLPNGYVTLRDSKPRDCPGEAAPQNRLSTYDNVQQHLPAPGGGGGGVCEDKQSVDSATWSTSSCEISLPDNSTSCRSSTTTCPEQDFFGGQFEDPVLDAPAPEAPGQQGEPDRRSSGGRGSRAASGSDHSETLAVNSGAGGHSALYSLVASLKQEMHKQKSEYEARIKSLEHRNLELETEMVNLHDELDQERKKYTMVEIKLRNAERAKEDAERRNDMLQKEMEQFFSTFGELTADPRRPERGNTIWIQ, from the exons ATGACAGCCAATCATGAGACATACCTTCTTATGGCCAGCACCCAGAATGACATGGAGGATTGGGTGAAGACCATTCGGAGGGTCATATGGGCACCCTTTGGCGGAG GTATCTTCGGGCAGAAGCTGGAGGAGACGGTGAGGTACGAAAGGCGCTTCGGGGACAAGCTGGCCCCCATGCTGGTGGAGCAGTGCGCGGACTTCATCCGTCAGTGGGGCCTGCGGGAGGAGGGCCTGTTCCGGCTGCCGGGTCAGGCCAACCTGGTCAAGGAGCTGCAGGACGCCTTCGACTGCGGAGAGAAGCCGTCCTTCGACTG cAACACAGACGTGCACACGGTGGCCTCCCTGCTGAAGCTGTACCTGAGGGAGCTCCCCGAACCGGTCATACCCTTCGCCAAATACGAGGAGTTCCTCTCCTGCACTAAGCTCCTCAGCAAGGACGAAGGATCA gGAATGAAGGAATTGAAAAAACAAGTTGAAAGCCTACCTCCAGTCAACTACAATCTGCTGAAGTATATATGCAG GTTTCTCGATGAAGTCCAGTCCTATTCAGGTGTGAATAAAATGAGTGTGCAGAACCTGGCCACTGTCTTTGGGCCCAATATTCTCAGACCTAAGGTCGAAGACCCTGTAGCGATCATGGAAG gtactgtgctggtgcagCAGCTGATGTCGGTCGTGATCGGGAGCCACGACGTCCTCTTCCCCAAAGACGAGGAGAGCCCCACGGCCCCGGAGGtgtgcaacaacaacaacgaggTGCACAGGAAGCCCACGGCGGGCCAGCTGCAGAACCGGCAGAACAACAACCCGGCGGGCGCGCGCCAGTGCTCCTGGGAGACGCCCGAGTCGCCCTGCCGCGGGGCCCTGGACAACGGCTCCCCCGGGCAGCGGCCGGGCAGCCCGCGCGCCGGCCTGGGCGGGAAGCCGGAGCTGGCGCGGAGCCCCCCGCTCACGGTCAAGAAGAACCCGGCCTTCAGCAAGGGCAGCGGCATCGTCACCAACGGCTCCTTCAGCAGCTCCTCGGCCGAGGGCCCGGAGAAGAGCCAGAGCCTGCCGGCCGCCGCGGGGCCCCAGGCCCGCCGCGccgcctcgctcaagggccccacgggCACCAAGATGGGCACCAGCGGGGTGCCCAACGGCGGCGTGCGCCTGGGCGTGTCCAGCACCGACGTGGTGAACGGGAGCCTGAGCGGCCGCAGCGGGCTGTGGCTGCCCAACGGCTACGTGACGCTGCGGGACAGCAAGCCCAGGGACTGCCCGGGGGAGGCCGCCCCGCAGAACCGCCTCTCCACCTACGACAACGTGCAGCAGCACCTCCCCGCGcccggcggcggcggcggcggcgtcTGCGAGGACAAGCAGAGCGTGGACAGCGCCACCTGGTCCACCTCCTCCTGCGAGATCTCCCTCCCGGACAACTCCACCTCCTGCcgctcctccaccaccacctgcCCCGAGCAGGACTTCTTCGGGGGCCAGTTCGAGGACCCCGTTCTGGACGCGCCCGCGCCGGAGGCCCccggccagcagggggagccggACCGCCGGAGCAGCGGCGGGCGGGGCAGCAGGGCCGCCAGCGGCAGCGACCACAGCGAGACGCTGGCGGTGAACAGCGGCGCCGGGGGCCACAGCGCCCTCTACAGCCTGGTGGCCAGCCTGAAGCAGGAGATGCACAAACAGAAGAGCGAGTACGAGGCCCGGATAAAGAG tctgGAGCACAGGAACCTGGAGCTGGAGACGGAGATGGTGAACCTCCACGACGAGCTGGACCAGGAGAGGAAGAAGTACACCATGGTGGAGATAAAGCTGAGGAACGCGGAGCGGGCGAAGGAGGACGCGGAGAGGAGGAACGACATGCTGCAGAAGGAGATGGAGCAGTTCTTCTCCACCTTCGGGGAGCTGACGGCCGACCCGCGGCGGCCCGAGAGGGGAAACACCATCTGGATCCAGTGA